Genomic DNA from Hyalangium minutum:
GGTACCTCGGCCATGGAACTCGCTAGCGCACGTGCCTTGAAGGAGGAGCTGTCCGCGGAGTTGGACAGGATTGCGGCGGGGGAAGTCACCCCGCTCATGGAGATGATGTCCGCGACGATGGACTCACGCACCAAGGCCCTGGCCCCTTATCACCTCGTGCCCCACGGCGTGGCCCTTGGAGTGGCGGTGGGTTCCGAAATCGACGACTACCGCCTCGCGCTCCGGATCCAGGTGCAGAGCCCGGCCTCCACTTCCTTCACCAGCTATGCCGTGGGACTTGCTCGGAACGAAGCAGACGTCCGGTCCATCGGACTGCTCACCTTGGGCAGGGATGCATCGGCGGGGATGCCCCCATACTGCGAGGAAGTCCGTCCCATCAAGCCAGGCTATTCCATCGGCCATCCCATCGTGGGAGCGGGCACGATCGGCGCCCTGGTCGAGGACCAAAACGGGAGGCACGGAATCCTGTCCAACAGCCACATCCTGGCCGTGGCGGGGCTCGCGACAAAGCGAGACAACATCCTGCAGCCTGGAGCGCTGGACGGGGGCCGGGAGCCCGCGAACGTCGTCGCATCGCTCGAACGTTTCGTCAGCCTCGAGCGCGGGCGAGGAGGTAGCAACGTGGTGGACGCGGCCTATGCACTCCTCAAGAACGGCGTCCGCCTGGACCCCACCTATGACGGAAAGCCCATGCAGCGCGTAGTCCCCGCGAGGGAGCTCGCGGAGAACATGAATGTCTGGAAGCTCGGCCGGAGCACGGGGAAGACCAGGGGCAAGGTGTCCGTCGTGAACTGTGACAATCTCCAAGTGCGGCTCGGGGGCGTCATCTACTCGTTCGATGATCAGCTCGAGGTGGAGAGCGATTCGCCCTTCTCCCAAGAGGGTGACTCCGGCGCCGTCGTGCTTAATGACAAAGATGAGGGGATCGGGCTGCTGCTTACGGGCTCCGAGCGCGGCGGAAGTAACGGCAAAGGCCTGACGTATGCCAACCCGCTGGAGACCGTGCTGAAGAACCTCAAGCTCAAGCCCCTGTAGTCCTCCCAGATGCCGAAGCCTGGCGGGAGGCGGGTTGAAAGTTTGCCCTGCAGCGTCGAAGGGCACAGCGACAGGGGCTGTACGGTGCTCCCAGTCCTCGCATGCTCGACTCCCCTCGCCCCTCTTCCTCGCTCGTGGCGGAGCGGGGCATTGGGGGGGATGGGGCTCGCCGGCCCCATATTTGGCTCACCTGATAGATGAAGGGATACTCGCGGGGCACGCGGACCTCAGCACAGAGGGTGCGTGGGAATACGGCCATTCATGATATCGACCGGCGCTCCACTCCTTTCGCCCATCCCCGCGATCTGTCTACTCCATCCCAAAGGTACCCGACATGTCCAAGCGTGACGCGATCTTCCCGGCAAACCGCCATGGGCTGTACGAAGCGCATCGCTACTCTGCCGCCATCCGCTCCGGCGATCTTCTCTTCGTATCCGGGCAGGTCGGCAGCCGTGAGGACGGCTCGCCTGAGCCGGTTTTCGCGGATCAGGTCCGGCGAGCCTTCGCCAACCTGCGCGCGGTCCTGTCGGCAGCGGGATGCACCTTCGACGACGTGATCGACGTCACCACCTTCCACACCGACCCGGAGGCTCAGTTCGAAACGATCATGGCCGTACGCGGCGAGGAAATCGGCGAGCCGCCCTACCCAAACTGGACTGCGGTTGGCGTGAACTGGCTTGCCGGCTTTGACTTCGAGATCAAGGTCATCGCCCGCATTCCTGCGGCCGAGTGAGGCCGCTGGAATCCCGAAGGTCGAGAATGCCCGCTTCCTTGATCTTTCGGCGACGTGACGTCGCACGTCTCCTCTTCGATTGCACGCCGCGAGCAAGCTTCTTGGCCTGGCGGTCGATGGACGGCGAGTCTCCTTCACCGAGAACGTCAGCCGGAAGAGGCAAGTGAGCCGCCTGAGGCAGCGGCGAGGCAGGAGCCGCCCCGATGACCGTGAACCTGCCCACTGAGTGGAGTGTCAGGACAACGGCGGGGCGCGTTGCGATATGCCGAGGTGGAATCAAAGCCCCGCGTCCAGGCTTCAGGAACGCAGGGCCGTGACTCACGAAGGGGACGTCAGGACGGTGACGGCGACTTCGCTTCGTCGCTCACGCCGGGCAGCTGGGCGGTGAGCGCCTCGGCCAGCAGCAGCAGTTGCTCCAGGGGGATGCC
This window encodes:
- a CDS encoding RidA family protein, which translates into the protein MSKRDAIFPANRHGLYEAHRYSAAIRSGDLLFVSGQVGSREDGSPEPVFADQVRRAFANLRAVLSAAGCTFDDVIDVTTFHTDPEAQFETIMAVRGEEIGEPPYPNWTAVGVNWLAGFDFEIKVIARIPAAE